From Salvelinus namaycush isolate Seneca chromosome 2, SaNama_1.0, whole genome shotgun sequence, one genomic window encodes:
- the LOC120063359 gene encoding cytochrome b561 domain-containing protein 1, with the protein MRADVEYSPVGEGLGMSEFWLYVWMRRVAVIAAHVIAVGLTVLISLLSRPGTSLFSWHPVCMSIAYLLCLTEGILLFSPEGTPFCFKARKGKVRLHWFIQALVILAAATGVGFMVASKNVSERPHLATWHSLLGVGTLAATFLQSACGICLLFPKLLKLSPPRLKLYHATCGLVVYLLATVTVVSAMFSDWFQATVKGVVWYAFLLLPLFPALVIMNQITNAYLPRKKITT; encoded by the exons ATGCGCGCAGATGTGGAGTACAGCCCGGTCGGCGAGGGGCTGGGGATGAGCGAGTTCTGGCTATATGTGTGGATGCGAAGGGTCGCAGTGATCGCTGCGCATGTCATAGCTGTGGGTCTCACTGTACTGATTTCACTACTATCCCGCCCTGGAACAA GTCTATTTTCCTGGCATCCTGTGTGTATGTCTATCGCA TACCTCCTGTGCCTGACCGAGGGGatactcctcttctctcccgaGGGGACTCCGTTCTGCTTCAAGGCACGGAAGGGTAAAGTCCGTCTGCACTGGTTCATCCAGGCCCTGGTCATATTGGCTGCAGCCACCGGAGTTGGCTTCATGGTTGCCAGCAAGAACGTGTCAGAGCGCCCCCACCTGGCCACCTGGCACAGCCTGCTGGGGGTGGGCACCCTGGCTGCCACCTTCCTCCAGTCCGCCTGCGGTATCTGCCTCCTCTTCCCTAAGCTGCTCAAGCTGTCGCCTCCACGGCTCAAGCTCTACCACGCCACCTGTGGCCTCGTGGTGTACCTGCTGGCGACTGTGACCGTGGTGTCGGCCATGTTTTCTGACTGGTTCCAGGCCACGGTGAAGGGGGTGGTGTGGTACGCCTTCCTGCTGCTGCCGCTGTTCCCAGCCCTGGTGATCATGAACCAAATCACTAACGCCTACCTGCCACGCAAGAAGATCACCACCTGA
- the atxn7l2a gene encoding ataxin-7-like protein 2a isoform X1 — MMAVCERAVKVMAALERRVPSLDDFVGQSWSAWAERAGVTTSEGSDGDDCSKNGKNAAEAMSLRKEDMSIFGHYPGQDDFYLVVCSHCGQVVKPQAFEKHCERRHGPLSKLYARLRPPPPAPQQRPRHSHSPSSTHATSSSSSWEGRGQGSGAPRAAPPSPSTPPQLRHTKPPKDVVRHSPLDKSPHSGHSESAVFKQPPPLEPPLSSPLPSLRDPPWPHGDTPPGRPSNSERTHTQRKEATSAPTLPAHLRGPRPYNKVASRRECDLDKHCGVLDPERKKVCTRLLTCNIHSIHQRRKVPGRSKNFDQLVAELKTGARIRERGGQTQEGSGSGRSPSPEDPPAPPHCRRPLTNNPAFSRSRASLESAPEEDKPCQEEGSAPSPLTQGRISSDESEGEGPEESYEYPSSSSWHPKPAAVCSFGSHEMGRGVYTFDRRLHHLRSALNAMVEQHISAHLWKKIPQASDLQSQSPSTKNNPSSSSSSSLHSKVRTGSHSTPSLRPPSSSSHGPGRETRLQIPSHSTAINQSENSSASGSQIVAPATPPVRQTGPGRPPGPGRPKNPVGRPSKQQLRLREEAAAAAALRKRKAPSQEGEHCGPDRNSIILQDRGRPPSTSSKTTPPTPHSQTNGTLSPSSKPRPQPSPSEPHSPAAAWAFKRTHPTSGHSSSPPDPHSRGGDSGLHGRGAAGYEHRGLGKKRKGGSSEPSPPSKPHRLPSSPRSNFYPWKDSKGGALPGGLEKKMGTQKPKLHH, encoded by the exons ACATGTCTATCTTCGGCCACTACCCGGGCCAAGATGACTTCTACCTGGTGGTGTGTAGCCACTGTGGCCAGGTGGTCAAGCCCCAGGCTTTTGAGAAGCATTGTGAGAGGAGACATGGCCCCCTGAGCAAGCTGTACGCACGCCTCCGCCCCCCCCCTCCAGCCCCCCAGCAGCGACCCCGCCACAGCCACTCCCCATCCTCCACTCACgcaacctcctcctcttcctcctgggaAGGGAGGGGGCAAGGGTCCGGGGCACCACGAGCAGCCCCCCCATCCCCATCCACACCCCCCCAGTTAAGACATACCAAGCCCCCCAAGGATGTAGTACG CCACTCCCCGCTAGATAAGAGCCCCCACAGTGGTCACTCTGAGTCGGCTGTGTTTAAGCAGCCTCCACCCCTGGAGCCTCCCCTGAGCTCCCCACTCCCCTCCCTCAGAGACCCACCCTGGCCCCATGGAGACACCCCGCCCGGCCGGCCCTCCAACAGTGAGAGGACACACACCCAGAGGAAGGAGGCCACATCGGCCCCTACCCTCCCTGCCCACCTTCGTGGACCAAGACCCTACAACAAAGTGGCCTCCA GGAGAGAGTGTGATCTCGACAAGCACTGCGGAGTACTAGACCCCGAGAGGAAGAAAGTCTGCACTCGTCTCCTGACCTGCAAT ATTCACTCCATCCACCAGCGGCGGAAGGTTCCTGGTCGGAGTAAAAACTTTGACCAACTGGTGGCCGAGCTGAAGACGGGGGCCCGGATCCGTGAGCGGGGGGGTCAGACCCAGGAGGGGAGTGGCTCGGGTCGGTCCCCCAGCCCCGAGGACCCCCCAGCACCCCCCCACTGCAGGAGACCCCTCACCAACAACCCTGCCTTCAG tcggTCCAGGGCGTCTTTAGAAAGCGCTCCAGAGGAAGACAAACCTTGTCAGGAGGAGGGTAGCGCCCCATCACCACTCACCCAAGGGCGCATCTCCAGCgacgagagcgagggagaggggccTGAGGAGTCGTACGAatacccttcctcctcctcctggcaCCCCAAACCAGCCGCG GTGTGCTCATTTGGCAGTCATGAGATGGGTCGTGGTGTGTACACCTTTGACCGACGGCTCCACCATCTGCGGTCGGCACTCAACGCCATGGTGGAGCAGCACATCAGCGCCCACCTCTGGAA GAAAATACCTCAAGCTTCAGACCTCCAGTCCCAGAGTCCCTCTACGAAGAAcaacccctcttcctcctcctcttcctccctgcatTCTAAAGTCAGGACAGGAAGCCACAGCACCCCCTCCCTCAGGcccccctcttcttcctcccaCGGACCAGGAAGGGAGACACGCCTACAAATCCCCTCCCACTCCACAGCCATTAACCAATCAGAGAACTCCAGTGCTAGTGGCAGCCAAATTGTAGCCCCGGCGACCCCTCCTGTCCGTCAGACAGGCCCAGGGCGGCCACCAGGGCCCGGAAGGCCCAAGAACCCGGTAGGGCGACCCAGCAAGCAGCAGCTGAGACTCAGAGAGGAGGCTGCTGCTGCCGCAGCCCTCCGTAAGCGCAAAGCCCCGTCACAGGAGGGTGAGCACTGCGGCCCAGACAGGAACTCTATCATCCTCCAGGACCGGGGACGGCCCCCCTCCACTTCCTCTAAGACCACCCCGCCCACTCCTCACAGCCAGACCAATGGTACTCTCTCCCCCAGCAGCAAACCCCGCCCCCAGCCATCCCCCTCGGAGCCCCATTCGCCAGCGGCAGCCTGGGCGTTTAAACGGACACATCCAACCTCTGGACACTCTTCCTCCCCACCCGACCCTCACAGCCGAGGTGGGGACTCAGGACTACACGGGAGGGGGGCGGCGGGGTACGAGCACAGGGGGCTGGGGAAGAAACGCAAGGGGGGCAGCAGTGAACCCTCGCCCCCCTCTAAACCGCACcgccttccctcctcccctcgcTCCAATTTCTACCCCTGGAAGGACAGTAAGGGGGGGGCGCTGCCTGGTGGGTTGGAGAAGAAAATGGGCACACAGAAG CCAAAACTGCACCATTAA
- the atxn7l2a gene encoding ataxin-7-like protein 2a isoform X2 yields the protein MKFPDHCASVTESLFSGSDGDDCSKNGKNAAEAMSLRKEDMSIFGHYPGQDDFYLVVCSHCGQVVKPQAFEKHCERRHGPLSKLYARLRPPPPAPQQRPRHSHSPSSTHATSSSSSWEGRGQGSGAPRAAPPSPSTPPQLRHTKPPKDVVRHSPLDKSPHSGHSESAVFKQPPPLEPPLSSPLPSLRDPPWPHGDTPPGRPSNSERTHTQRKEATSAPTLPAHLRGPRPYNKVASRRECDLDKHCGVLDPERKKVCTRLLTCNIHSIHQRRKVPGRSKNFDQLVAELKTGARIRERGGQTQEGSGSGRSPSPEDPPAPPHCRRPLTNNPAFSRSRASLESAPEEDKPCQEEGSAPSPLTQGRISSDESEGEGPEESYEYPSSSSWHPKPAAVCSFGSHEMGRGVYTFDRRLHHLRSALNAMVEQHISAHLWKKIPQASDLQSQSPSTKNNPSSSSSSSLHSKVRTGSHSTPSLRPPSSSSHGPGRETRLQIPSHSTAINQSENSSASGSQIVAPATPPVRQTGPGRPPGPGRPKNPVGRPSKQQLRLREEAAAAAALRKRKAPSQEGEHCGPDRNSIILQDRGRPPSTSSKTTPPTPHSQTNGTLSPSSKPRPQPSPSEPHSPAAAWAFKRTHPTSGHSSSPPDPHSRGGDSGLHGRGAAGYEHRGLGKKRKGGSSEPSPPSKPHRLPSSPRSNFYPWKDSKGGALPGGLEKKMGTQKPKLHH from the exons ACATGTCTATCTTCGGCCACTACCCGGGCCAAGATGACTTCTACCTGGTGGTGTGTAGCCACTGTGGCCAGGTGGTCAAGCCCCAGGCTTTTGAGAAGCATTGTGAGAGGAGACATGGCCCCCTGAGCAAGCTGTACGCACGCCTCCGCCCCCCCCCTCCAGCCCCCCAGCAGCGACCCCGCCACAGCCACTCCCCATCCTCCACTCACgcaacctcctcctcttcctcctgggaAGGGAGGGGGCAAGGGTCCGGGGCACCACGAGCAGCCCCCCCATCCCCATCCACACCCCCCCAGTTAAGACATACCAAGCCCCCCAAGGATGTAGTACG CCACTCCCCGCTAGATAAGAGCCCCCACAGTGGTCACTCTGAGTCGGCTGTGTTTAAGCAGCCTCCACCCCTGGAGCCTCCCCTGAGCTCCCCACTCCCCTCCCTCAGAGACCCACCCTGGCCCCATGGAGACACCCCGCCCGGCCGGCCCTCCAACAGTGAGAGGACACACACCCAGAGGAAGGAGGCCACATCGGCCCCTACCCTCCCTGCCCACCTTCGTGGACCAAGACCCTACAACAAAGTGGCCTCCA GGAGAGAGTGTGATCTCGACAAGCACTGCGGAGTACTAGACCCCGAGAGGAAGAAAGTCTGCACTCGTCTCCTGACCTGCAAT ATTCACTCCATCCACCAGCGGCGGAAGGTTCCTGGTCGGAGTAAAAACTTTGACCAACTGGTGGCCGAGCTGAAGACGGGGGCCCGGATCCGTGAGCGGGGGGGTCAGACCCAGGAGGGGAGTGGCTCGGGTCGGTCCCCCAGCCCCGAGGACCCCCCAGCACCCCCCCACTGCAGGAGACCCCTCACCAACAACCCTGCCTTCAG tcggTCCAGGGCGTCTTTAGAAAGCGCTCCAGAGGAAGACAAACCTTGTCAGGAGGAGGGTAGCGCCCCATCACCACTCACCCAAGGGCGCATCTCCAGCgacgagagcgagggagaggggccTGAGGAGTCGTACGAatacccttcctcctcctcctggcaCCCCAAACCAGCCGCG GTGTGCTCATTTGGCAGTCATGAGATGGGTCGTGGTGTGTACACCTTTGACCGACGGCTCCACCATCTGCGGTCGGCACTCAACGCCATGGTGGAGCAGCACATCAGCGCCCACCTCTGGAA GAAAATACCTCAAGCTTCAGACCTCCAGTCCCAGAGTCCCTCTACGAAGAAcaacccctcttcctcctcctcttcctccctgcatTCTAAAGTCAGGACAGGAAGCCACAGCACCCCCTCCCTCAGGcccccctcttcttcctcccaCGGACCAGGAAGGGAGACACGCCTACAAATCCCCTCCCACTCCACAGCCATTAACCAATCAGAGAACTCCAGTGCTAGTGGCAGCCAAATTGTAGCCCCGGCGACCCCTCCTGTCCGTCAGACAGGCCCAGGGCGGCCACCAGGGCCCGGAAGGCCCAAGAACCCGGTAGGGCGACCCAGCAAGCAGCAGCTGAGACTCAGAGAGGAGGCTGCTGCTGCCGCAGCCCTCCGTAAGCGCAAAGCCCCGTCACAGGAGGGTGAGCACTGCGGCCCAGACAGGAACTCTATCATCCTCCAGGACCGGGGACGGCCCCCCTCCACTTCCTCTAAGACCACCCCGCCCACTCCTCACAGCCAGACCAATGGTACTCTCTCCCCCAGCAGCAAACCCCGCCCCCAGCCATCCCCCTCGGAGCCCCATTCGCCAGCGGCAGCCTGGGCGTTTAAACGGACACATCCAACCTCTGGACACTCTTCCTCCCCACCCGACCCTCACAGCCGAGGTGGGGACTCAGGACTACACGGGAGGGGGGCGGCGGGGTACGAGCACAGGGGGCTGGGGAAGAAACGCAAGGGGGGCAGCAGTGAACCCTCGCCCCCCTCTAAACCGCACcgccttccctcctcccctcgcTCCAATTTCTACCCCTGGAAGGACAGTAAGGGGGGGGCGCTGCCTGGTGGGTTGGAGAAGAAAATGGGCACACAGAAG CCAAAACTGCACCATTAA